Proteins encoded within one genomic window of Glycine soja cultivar W05 chromosome 1, ASM419377v2, whole genome shotgun sequence:
- the LOC114412583 gene encoding protein RAE1-like: protein MSTFGAAANTNPNKSYEVAQPPSDSISSLCFSPKANFLVATSWDNQVRCWEITRNGTVVNSTPKASISHEQPVLCSAWKDDGTTVFSGGCDKQVKMWPLTSGGQPMTVAMHDAPVKDIAWIPEMNLLASGSWDKTLKYWDTRQSNPVHTQQLPDRCYAITVKHPLMVVGTADRNLIVFNLQSPQTEYKRIVSPLKYQTRSVAAFPDQQGFLVGSIEGRVGVHHLDDAQQNKNFTFKCHRENNEIYSVNSLNFHPVHHTFATAGSDGAFNFWDKDSKQRLKAMQRCSQPIPCSTFNNDGSIFAYAVCYDWSKGAENHNPATAKNYIYLHLPQESEVKGKPRAGATGRK from the exons ATGTCGACCTTTGGCGCCGCGGCGAATACGAATCCCAACAAATCCTACGAG GTAGCCCAACCACCCTCTGATTCTATTTCGAGTCTTTGTTTCAGTCCCAAGGCCAATTTCCTCGTCGCTACTTCATGGGACAACCAG GTGCGGTGTTGGGAGATAACAAGGAATGGGACTGTTGTCAACAGCACTCCCAAGGCTTCGATTTCTCATGAACAACCG GTTTTGTGCTCCGCTTGGAAGGATGATGGAACAACAGTTTTTTCTGGGGGCTGTGACAAGCAGGTCAAGATGTGGCCACTAACATCTGGTGGGCAGCCAATGACTGTTGCGATGCATGATGCTCCTGTGAAAGATATTGCGTGGATACCGGAGATGAATCTTTTAGCTTCTGGAAGCTGGGACAAGACCCTGAA gtATTGGGATACTAGGCAGTCAAATCCAGTGCATACTCAACAACTTCCTGATCGCTGTTATGCAATAACAGTGAAACATCCTCTGATGGTAGTGGGAACTGCGGATAGAAATCTGATTGTCTTCAACCTGCAAAGTCCTCAG ACTGAATACAAGAGAATTGTATCTCCCCTGAAATATCAGACCAGATCTGTTGCTGCTTTTCCAGATCAACAAGGTTTTTTG GTTGGCTCCATAGAAGGAAGGGTTGGGGTACATCACCTGGATGATGCACAGCAAAACaagaattttacttttaaatgcCACAGAGAGAACAATGAGATATATTCAGTCAACTCCTTAAATTTCCATCCG GTACATCACACTTTTGCAACTGCTGGATCTGATGGTGCTTTTAATTTCTGGGATAAAGACAGTAAACAGAGACTCAAG GCTATGCAAAGGTGTAGTCAGCCCATACCTTGCAGTACATTTAATAATGATGGTTCCATATTTGCTTATGCG GTTTGTTATGATTGGAGCAAAGGTGCAGAAAATCACAATCCAGCTACAGCAAAGAACTACATATATTTGCACTTACCACAG GAGTCTGAGGTTAAAGGCAAGCCACGAGCTGGAGCAACGGGTAGAAAGTGA